A genome region from Eremothecium gossypii ATCC 10895 chromosome VII, complete sequence includes the following:
- a CDS encoding AGR055Cp (NOHBY735; No homolog in Saccharomyces cerevisiae; Syntenic homolog of Kluyveromyces lactis KLLA0F19470g): MRLSGVQYKLRPGHIRSVAVVGAGPYGAGVTKALVKEGSFDQIHVFERREQFGGLWNYTKPLLKHHGVTCAAAVPCENARLQMRPQLTKDGRPAFQTAAYRYLDTNVPRDLMQYRSISFPEGTPLFPTREQVLEHILQFCRPIKKYVQFNTEVTKVSYDDARAKYSVLTTNLLDNTTRAIEVDAVAVATGYYNMPFIPDRPGLKSWHETYPCSISHSIDFDAPEDFLDVKGEIIVVGNNASGSDISYELARCLKRPIYKSKRSESLLPGGSDSNIKDVADIKRLDPASKTVELVDGQVIQNVEKLLFCTGYLKSVPFLPSSAKEGEHGNRVMSQLITEGDKVTDLYNHMLSIRLPTLAFLGLPRYVLPIRLSETQGSWLARVWSGRISLPSEEVQWKYHEWTLENNGRGIKYHDLLFPHDIQHSQRLNMEIRHAGAGGHFGVEWTGNHIKLRAALKPLKEAYIEYLKQTNKRAVSVEELIDNGYFTWPEDATTCVQVPHFAP, from the coding sequence ATGCGACTAAGTGGTGTCCAATATAAGCTACGCCCTGGTCACATACGGTCTGTGGCGGTCGTCGGAGCAGGACCATACGGCGCCGGGGTTACGAAGGCGCTCGTGAAGGAGGGGAGCTTCGATCAAATCCATGTGTTCGAGAGGCGGGAACAATTTGGCGGGCTCTGGAACTACACGAAGCCGTTGCTGAAGCACCATGGGGTCACCTGCGCCGCAGCAGTACCGTGCGAGAACGCCCGGCTTCAGATGCGGCCGCAGCTTACGAAGGACGGGCGGCCTGCGTTCCAGACCGCGGCGTACCGCTACCTGGACACCAACGTGCCGCGGGATCTTATGCAATATCGGAGCATCAGCTTCCCAGAGGGCACGCCGCTGTTTCCTACCAGAGAACAGGTTCTAGAACACATACTGCAGTTCTGCCGGCCGATCAAGAAGTACGTGCAATTCAACACCGAAGTGACCAAGGTTAGCTACGACGATGCCAGAGCGAAATACAGCGTCCTCACGACCAACTTACTCGACAATACGACCAGGGCGATAGAGGTCGATGCAGTAGCGGTGGCTACTGGCTACTACAATATGCCCTTCATACCGGACCGCCCAGGCCTCAAAAGCTGGCACGAAACTTACCCTTGTTCCATCTCACACTCCATTGATTTCGACGCTCCTGAGGACTTCCTAGACGTGAAGGGTGAAATCATAGTTGTAGGCAATAATGCCTCGGGGTCTGACATTTCATATGAACTGGCACGCTGCCTGAAGCGTCCGATCTACAAGTCGAAGCGTTCTGAATCGTTGTTGCCAGGCGGGTCCGATTCAAACATTAAGGATGTTGCTGACATCAAGAGGCTAGACCCAGCGTCCAAAACAGTGGAATTGGTCGACGGGCAGGTGATACAGAACGTAGAAAAGTTGTTGTTTTGCACTGGGTACCTGAAGTCTGTTCCGTTCCTTCCCTCGTCTGCGAAAGAGGGCGAACACGGAAACCGTGTCATGAGCCAATTAATCACAGAGGGTGACAAGGTAACAGACTTGTACAACCATATGTTATCCATTAGACTTCCCACGCTGGCGTTCCTTGGTTTGCCCCGGTATGTGCTGCCAATTCGGCTGAGCGAAACCCAGGGCTCATGGCTGGCTAGAGTGTGGAGCGGCCGCATCTCCCTGCCATCCGAAGAAGTCCAGTGGAAGTACCATGAATGGACATTAGAAAACAACGGTCGTGGCATCAAGTACCACGACCTGCTTTTCCCCCATGATATACAACACAGTCAAAGATTAAATATGGAAATTAGGCATGCGGGCGCCGGAGGTCACTTTGGGGTTGAATGGACGGGCAATCACATAAAGCTGCGTGCGGCACTCAAACCTCTGAAGGAGGCCTACATCGAGTATCTGAAGCAGACAAATAAGCGTGCAGTATCGGTGGAAGAACTGATTGATAATGGCTATTTTACTTGGCCGGAGGACGCCACTACTTGCGTGCAGGTCCCCCATTTTGCCCCATAG